In one Mucilaginibacter ginsenosidivorax genomic region, the following are encoded:
- a CDS encoding TolC family protein, with protein MLQIPSKQLLLFLGVFYVIQAQAQQKVLNIKDAEQMALANYGTIKSKANQLNAARAYLKETRTEYLPDVSISAQQDYGTANGQNGPLYGYHGLSAASSGPALPKQNWNSAFGSLYLSNVSWDFFSFGKAKEKVKVQSQVVNREQADLTQETFQHQIRVASTYLNLLAAQQLQKAQEDNLNRAIELQKVVTARVKNGLNAGVDSSLANAEVSNARIALTNTRQTVQDQSNQLSVYLGIPAQEFELDSAFITKAPTTLAAQSAVAVTDHPTLRYFQNRIGVSDEQAKYLKTFALPTFSLFGVYQGRGSGFNSDYGTNQSSYNSSYGAGADPTRYNYLFGVAMVWNFTTIFRTHYQVQSQKFTSAQYKNDYDLVAQQLQAQQSLAETRISNALKNYNEVPVEVKAASDAYTQKYALYKNGLSNIVDFTQALYTLNRAEVDKYIASNNVWQALLYKAAATGDFGLFINNF; from the coding sequence ATGTTACAGATACCTTCAAAACAATTACTTCTGTTTTTAGGTGTTTTTTATGTCATCCAGGCTCAGGCTCAGCAAAAGGTTCTCAATATTAAAGATGCTGAACAAATGGCGCTCGCTAATTACGGTACCATCAAGTCGAAAGCTAATCAGTTAAACGCTGCCAGGGCATATTTAAAAGAAACACGCACAGAATATTTACCAGATGTAAGCATCTCGGCACAGCAAGACTACGGAACCGCCAATGGCCAAAACGGCCCGCTCTATGGCTATCATGGTCTTTCGGCAGCATCATCGGGCCCTGCACTACCTAAGCAGAACTGGAATTCGGCATTTGGCTCCCTTTATCTGAGCAACGTAAGCTGGGATTTTTTCAGCTTTGGTAAAGCGAAGGAAAAAGTTAAAGTGCAAAGCCAGGTTGTAAACCGCGAACAGGCCGACCTGACCCAGGAAACTTTTCAGCACCAGATACGAGTGGCGAGTACCTATCTTAACCTGCTGGCTGCCCAGCAATTGCAAAAAGCACAGGAAGATAACCTTAACCGGGCTATCGAATTGCAAAAAGTAGTTACGGCCCGTGTAAAAAACGGACTTAATGCCGGTGTTGATTCATCATTAGCTAATGCCGAAGTATCAAATGCCCGCATAGCTTTAACCAATACCCGGCAAACGGTACAGGACCAAAGCAACCAGCTTTCTGTTTACTTAGGCATCCCGGCGCAGGAATTTGAACTGGATAGCGCCTTTATTACCAAAGCGCCAACAACCCTGGCCGCGCAAAGCGCCGTCGCTGTTACAGATCATCCTACTTTGCGTTATTTCCAAAACCGGATAGGCGTGAGCGATGAGCAAGCCAAATACCTTAAAACGTTTGCCTTACCCACTTTTAGCCTGTTTGGTGTTTACCAGGGCCGAGGTTCGGGCTTTAACTCCGATTATGGCACCAACCAAAGCAGTTACAACAGCAGCTATGGTGCCGGTGCCGACCCTACCCGTTATAATTATTTATTTGGCGTGGCTATGGTTTGGAATTTTACAACTATTTTCAGGACACACTACCAGGTACAATCGCAAAAATTCACATCGGCGCAGTATAAAAATGATTATGACCTGGTAGCCCAGCAGCTACAGGCCCAGCAGTCATTGGCCGAAACCCGCATCAGCAACGCACTTAAAAACTACAACGAAGTACCCGTTGAAGTAAAAGCAGCCAGCGATGCCTATACCCAAAAATACGCGCTGTATAAAAACGGGCTATCAAACATTGTTGATTTTACGCAGGCGCTTTACACGCTAAACCGTGCCGAAGTTGACAAGTACATAGCATCCAACAACGTATGGCAGGCATTGCTTTACAAAGCAGCCGCTACCGGCGATTTTGGATTGTTCATTAATAATTTTTAA
- a CDS encoding efflux RND transporter permease subunit, which yields MGMIKGALQKPITILVIVAGLFFFGINAVRTIKIDIFPDLNLPVIYVSHPYGGFTPNQMEAYFGKQYVNLLLFVSGVKSIETKNIQGLTLIKVTFYEGTNMAQAAAEVTSYTNRAQSAFPQGSQPPFILRFDASTLPVGQLVLSSATRTNNELLDYASVYIRSSFTSIPGLVAPAPFGGNQRTILIKIDPTALRTHNLTPDQIVAALRENNQNTPAGNVRIGDYNYLAPSNTTIKNVKDFGDIPLYKNGIQTVFMRDVATIEDGADITNGYALINGKRSVYLPITKSATASTWEVVQNLKKALPRFQALVPPDVKLSFVFDQSIYVINAVKSLAEEGAIGAVLTGLMVLLFLGDRRGALIVILTIPTCIISAIFFLSLFHQTINIMTLSGLSLAIGILVDESTVTIENIHQHFDMGKPKALAIWDACKEIAFPKLLILFCILAVFAPAFTMTGIPGALFLPLALAIGFSMIISYFLAQTFVPIMANWIMVNKHEDHSHPDGFALEDEGEPWEQKEKAMKLALEHHGEKATRFDKFRESFMRLMDRMLPARKLIVTAYVIGAFALAFLLFNIIGRDVLPKVNSGTFQVRLRAPDGTRLERTEIIAVKAQHILGDIVGKNHIAITSTFVGSHPSSFSTNPIYLFMAGPQEAVMQISLTEDYKVNLDDLKEKIRYQVAKQIPGVKLSFEPIELTDKILSQGSPTPIEIALSGKNKKQNQEYAFKILDKLKDIKYLRDAQIGQSFNYPTIDINIDRQRAAQLGVGLNDISRSLVASTSSSRFTEKNNWIDEKAGLSYLVQVQVPEYQMSSLNDVREIPVLANQARPVLGDVADIKTGVTNGENDNIGAIPTLSVTANLYNKDLGTATTDVQKAINSLGKPPRGLTIEMRGMSQTLTDTLDSLQSGLIVAILVIFLMLAANFQSFKMSLVVLSTVPAVLFGSLFLVKIMGSTLNLQSYMGMIMSVGVSISNAVLLITNAEELRKHNGDALKSAREAVALRLRPILMTSLAMIVGMVPMASGLGEGGDQTSPLGRAVIGGLIASTFAALLVLPLVFAWVQGNATTQSVSLDPEDKESKFYVPLHHHE from the coding sequence ATGGGAATGATAAAAGGGGCGCTTCAAAAACCAATTACCATATTGGTTATAGTAGCCGGGTTGTTTTTTTTCGGGATAAATGCGGTACGTACCATCAAGATCGACATTTTTCCGGATTTGAACCTGCCGGTTATCTATGTATCTCACCCATATGGTGGTTTTACCCCAAACCAAATGGAGGCTTACTTTGGTAAGCAATATGTTAACCTGCTGTTATTTGTATCGGGCGTTAAAAGTATCGAAACAAAAAACATACAGGGCTTAACATTAATAAAAGTTACTTTTTACGAGGGTACCAATATGGCACAGGCCGCGGCCGAGGTCACGAGTTACACCAACCGGGCGCAGTCGGCATTTCCGCAGGGCTCGCAGCCACCGTTCATTCTCAGGTTCGATGCCTCCACCCTGCCGGTTGGCCAGCTGGTATTAAGCAGCGCCACCCGTACCAATAATGAATTGCTTGATTATGCTTCTGTTTACATCCGCTCGTCATTTACATCAATACCGGGTTTGGTTGCGCCTGCGCCGTTTGGAGGTAACCAGCGCACCATTTTGATTAAAATAGATCCCACTGCGCTAAGAACTCACAATTTAACGCCCGACCAGATTGTTGCTGCCCTGCGCGAAAACAACCAGAACACCCCCGCGGGTAACGTACGTATAGGCGATTATAATTACCTGGCGCCGTCAAACACCACCATAAAAAATGTGAAGGATTTTGGGGATATCCCGTTGTATAAAAACGGTATCCAAACCGTATTTATGCGCGATGTTGCAACCATCGAGGACGGGGCAGATATTACTAACGGTTATGCGCTTATTAACGGCAAGCGTTCGGTTTACCTGCCTATTACCAAATCGGCCACGGCATCAACCTGGGAGGTAGTGCAGAATTTGAAGAAGGCATTACCAAGGTTCCAGGCTTTGGTACCGCCGGATGTAAAGCTGTCTTTTGTATTCGATCAATCGATATATGTTATAAATGCCGTTAAAAGTTTGGCCGAAGAAGGTGCTATCGGCGCGGTACTTACCGGCTTAATGGTATTACTGTTCCTGGGCGACAGGCGCGGTGCGTTAATTGTAATATTAACCATCCCAACCTGTATCATCTCGGCAATATTCTTCCTTTCGCTGTTTCATCAAACCATCAATATCATGACGCTGAGCGGACTATCGCTGGCTATCGGGATCCTGGTGGATGAATCAACGGTGACTATCGAAAATATTCACCAGCATTTTGATATGGGTAAGCCCAAGGCATTAGCTATATGGGATGCCTGTAAAGAGATAGCCTTCCCCAAATTATTGATCCTGTTTTGTATCCTGGCGGTGTTTGCACCGGCTTTTACCATGACAGGTATACCCGGAGCTTTGTTTTTGCCACTGGCATTAGCCATCGGTTTCTCAATGATCATTTCTTACTTTTTGGCCCAAACATTTGTACCCATCATGGCCAACTGGATTATGGTGAACAAGCACGAAGACCACAGCCACCCGGATGGTTTTGCGTTGGAGGATGAAGGTGAGCCATGGGAGCAAAAAGAAAAAGCGATGAAGCTTGCGCTGGAGCACCATGGCGAAAAGGCTACCCGTTTTGACAAGTTCAGGGAAAGCTTTATGCGCCTGATGGACCGTATGCTGCCTGCCCGTAAGCTTATTGTAACCGCATACGTAATAGGCGCATTTGCTTTGGCTTTTTTACTGTTCAACATCATTGGGCGCGATGTATTGCCTAAAGTAAATTCCGGCACATTCCAGGTACGTTTACGAGCGCCGGATGGTACCCGGCTTGAACGTACCGAGATTATAGCGGTTAAGGCACAGCATATATTGGGCGACATTGTGGGCAAAAACCACATTGCTATCACCTCAACATTTGTTGGCTCGCACCCGTCGTCGTTTTCAACCAACCCGATATACCTGTTTATGGCCGGCCCGCAGGAGGCCGTTATGCAGATAAGCTTAACCGAGGATTACAAAGTAAACCTTGATGATTTGAAAGAAAAAATACGCTACCAGGTTGCTAAACAAATACCGGGCGTAAAGTTATCTTTTGAGCCGATAGAGCTTACTGATAAAATTCTAAGCCAGGGCTCGCCTACACCTATCGAAATTGCATTGTCGGGCAAAAACAAAAAACAAAACCAGGAATATGCCTTCAAAATTTTAGATAAACTAAAGGATATCAAATACCTGCGCGACGCGCAAATAGGGCAGTCATTTAATTATCCAACCATCGATATCAATATCGACAGGCAACGGGCGGCTCAATTGGGTGTTGGATTAAACGACATTTCGCGGTCACTGGTAGCCTCCACATCGTCATCAAGGTTTACCGAAAAAAATAACTGGATTGATGAAAAGGCAGGCTTAAGCTACCTTGTACAGGTACAGGTGCCCGAGTACCAGATGAGCAGTCTGAATGATGTGCGCGAGATACCCGTGTTGGCCAACCAGGCCCGCCCGGTACTGGGCGATGTTGCCGATATTAAAACAGGGGTTACCAACGGCGAAAACGATAATATTGGCGCAATACCAACCCTATCGGTAACGGCCAACTTATACAACAAGGATTTGGGAACAGCCACAACCGATGTGCAAAAAGCCATTAACTCGTTAGGCAAACCACCTCGCGGTTTAACTATTGAAATGCGCGGTATGAGCCAAACGTTAACAGATACACTGGATAGCCTGCAATCGGGGTTGATAGTAGCCATCCTGGTAATATTCCTGATGCTGGCTGCAAATTTCCAATCGTTTAAAATGTCATTGGTCGTATTATCAACAGTACCGGCTGTATTGTTTGGGTCGTTGTTTTTGGTAAAAATAATGGGGTCGACACTCAACCTGCAATCGTACATGGGTATGATCATGTCGGTAGGTGTATCCATCTCCAATGCGGTATTGCTGATAACCAACGCTGAAGAATTACGTAAGCACAATGGCGACGCGTTAAAATCGGCCCGCGAGGCAGTTGCTCTTCGGTTACGCCCTATTTTGATGACCAGTTTGGCCATGATTGTAGGCATGGTGCCCATGGCATCGGGCCTGGGCGAAGGAGGCGATCAAACATCGCCATTAGGCCGTGCCGTTATTGGCGGGCTTATAGCCTCAACCTTTGCAGCTTTGCTGGTGTTACCACTGGTTTTTGCATGGGTACAAGGCAACGCCACAACCCAATCCGTTTCATTAGACCCAGAAGATAAAGAAAGTAAATTTTATGTCCCTTTACATCATCATGAATAA
- a CDS encoding efflux RND transporter periplasmic adaptor subunit, which yields MNKFKNKPILILAAFAIALSSLSACHSDDKEKQDQQAEEQTQAAAETPTVELVPVTKGKLSSSISIPGELIPYQQVDLYAKVNSYVKKLLVDIGSEVHAGQLLVVLEAPEINSQLAGAQSRIKQYEAVYYASKATYDRLVSTSKTPGTISLNDLEQAEAKKNADMANVEAAKSALKEVSANLAYLEIRAPFDGVITSRNVNLGAYVGPGGKGSDPLFTLQDQNRLRLVVSVPENYTGSLSNKSEVNFTIKALPNEKFTAQVKRMAGALDEKLRAERLEMDVYNKSKKLLPHMFAEVNVPLPDGDSTFVVAKTAVATSTEKVFVIKVVNNKAQWVDVKKGLTSGDMMEIFGDLKPGDKLVKVASDEIRNGSNVKEKQ from the coding sequence ATGAATAAATTTAAAAATAAACCGATACTTATCCTTGCCGCTTTTGCTATTGCTTTAAGCTCATTAAGTGCTTGCCACTCTGATGATAAGGAAAAACAAGACCAACAGGCAGAAGAGCAAACGCAGGCAGCTGCAGAAACGCCAACTGTTGAACTGGTGCCGGTAACCAAAGGTAAATTAAGCAGCAGCATTTCTATCCCAGGCGAGCTGATCCCTTACCAGCAGGTTGACCTTTATGCAAAAGTTAACAGCTACGTAAAAAAGCTTTTAGTTGATATAGGGTCTGAAGTACATGCCGGCCAGTTGCTGGTGGTGTTAGAGGCACCCGAAATAAACTCGCAGCTGGCAGGTGCGCAATCGCGCATTAAACAGTATGAGGCTGTTTATTATGCCAGCAAAGCAACCTACGACAGGTTGGTAAGCACCAGCAAAACCCCCGGAACTATTTCGCTGAACGACCTGGAACAGGCCGAAGCTAAAAAGAATGCGGATATGGCTAATGTGGAAGCTGCAAAATCTGCATTAAAAGAAGTATCGGCTAATCTGGCTTACCTGGAGATAAGGGCTCCTTTTGATGGTGTTATCACCAGCCGTAATGTAAACCTGGGCGCTTATGTAGGCCCCGGTGGTAAAGGATCCGATCCATTGTTTACTTTGCAGGATCAAAACAGGCTGCGTTTGGTGGTATCGGTACCCGAAAACTATACCGGATCATTAAGTAATAAAAGCGAAGTGAATTTTACCATAAAAGCCTTGCCTAATGAAAAATTTACAGCCCAGGTAAAACGTATGGCCGGTGCGCTTGACGAAAAGCTAAGGGCCGAGCGTTTGGAAATGGATGTTTACAATAAAAGTAAAAAACTACTGCCGCATATGTTTGCCGAAGTTAACGTTCCGCTGCCCGACGGCGACAGCACCTTTGTGGTGGCCAAAACGGCGGTAGCAACATCAACAGAGAAGGTTTTTGTAATTAAAGTAGTAAACAACAAAGCCCAATGGGTTGATGTAAAAAAAGGTCTTACATCGGGCGATATGATGGAAATATTCGGCGATCTTAAACCTGGCGATAAACTGGTAAAAGTTGCCAGCGATGAAATAAGGAACGGAAGCAACGTGAAGGAAAAACAGTAA
- a CDS encoding DUF5996 family protein encodes MNNHPNPNWPVLDYHNLKETIATVHMYTQVVGKIRLQQMPWINHSWQVTLYVSPTGLTTGSMPYEGGIFQIDLDFISHQVQISTSQGAKLDFAMGGKTVSEFYTGLISTLQQAGVDVTIYAVPNEVDPAIPFAQNHAPCGYDAAVMHNFWQALVRIHNVFTDFRAGFRGKNSPVHFFWGGFDLAVTRFSGKPAPLHQGAMPNMPKAVMQEAYSHEVSSCGFWAGSDAFPHPTFYSYCYPTPDDFGTQQVAPPEAFYSTEMGEFLLTYESVQRAANPEATLLEFMQTTYDAAATTGNWDKNLQCDLSALKNRR; translated from the coding sequence ATGAATAATCACCCCAACCCTAACTGGCCTGTTTTAGATTATCATAATCTCAAAGAAACTATAGCGACTGTACACATGTACACCCAGGTAGTTGGCAAAATAAGGCTGCAGCAAATGCCCTGGATCAATCATTCATGGCAGGTTACTTTGTATGTTAGCCCAACAGGGCTAACAACCGGCAGTATGCCATATGAGGGTGGTATTTTCCAGATCGACCTTGATTTCATTAGCCACCAGGTACAGATAAGTACCAGCCAGGGAGCAAAGCTTGATTTTGCCATGGGTGGTAAAACGGTATCCGAATTTTATACCGGTTTAATAAGTACCCTGCAACAAGCCGGCGTGGACGTAACCATTTACGCGGTACCCAACGAGGTTGACCCAGCCATACCTTTTGCCCAAAACCATGCCCCCTGCGGCTATGATGCCGCTGTAATGCACAACTTTTGGCAGGCCCTGGTACGCATACACAATGTATTTACCGATTTTCGGGCCGGTTTCCGGGGCAAAAACAGCCCGGTACATTTTTTCTGGGGTGGTTTTGATTTGGCTGTTACCCGTTTTTCGGGCAAGCCGGCCCCCCTGCACCAGGGCGCAATGCCCAATATGCCCAAAGCCGTAATGCAGGAGGCCTACTCGCACGAGGTAAGCTCATGCGGCTTTTGGGCGGGTTCGGATGCATTTCCACACCCTACATTCTATTCATATTGTTACCCTACCCCGGATGATTTTGGCACACAGCAGGTGGCACCACCCGAGGCATTTTACAGCACCGAAATGGGCGAGTTCCTGCTCACTTATGAATCGGTGCAACGAGCTGCAAATCCCGAAGCTACTTTGCTTGAGTTTATGCAAACTACCTATGATGCCGCTGCAACAACCGGCAACTGGGACAAAAACCTGCAATGTGACTTATCAGCCCTGAAGAACCGGCGTTAA